A portion of the Candidatus Eisenbacteria bacterium genome contains these proteins:
- a CDS encoding YafY family transcriptional regulator has product MERPASYRPTTRVLTVLELLQTHERMSGPELARRLGVDPRTARRYITQLEALGIPITAERGRNGAYALVAGFKLPPMMFTEDEALAVAVGLLAARDLGLASAAPAVASAQAKLERVMPATLRHRVRAVDETVALDLARATPSADNAALVTLTEAARERRRVRMRYRAAAGEVTEREFDPYGLAYRGGCWYVVGHCHLRLGLRSFRLDRVVTAAAGESRFERPADFDALEHLTFAFATIPRAFGVELLLETDLATARAQHAHTLGALETVARGVRLRGQVDDLAWLARELSRWSFEFRILRPAALRVALRDHARTLRARAARGRSR; this is encoded by the coding sequence ATGGAACGTCCCGCCTCCTATCGCCCGACCACCCGCGTGCTGACGGTGCTCGAGTTGCTGCAGACCCACGAGCGCATGAGTGGTCCCGAACTGGCGCGGCGCCTCGGCGTGGATCCGCGTACGGCGCGCCGCTACATCACGCAGCTCGAAGCGCTCGGCATTCCGATCACGGCGGAACGCGGTCGCAATGGCGCCTATGCGCTGGTCGCCGGCTTCAAGCTGCCCCCCATGATGTTCACAGAGGACGAAGCGCTCGCGGTCGCGGTCGGACTGCTGGCCGCGCGCGATCTGGGGCTCGCGAGTGCGGCACCCGCCGTCGCGAGCGCGCAGGCCAAGCTCGAACGCGTGATGCCCGCAACACTGCGTCATCGGGTGCGCGCGGTCGACGAGACCGTGGCGCTCGATCTGGCGCGCGCGACCCCGAGTGCCGACAACGCGGCGCTCGTCACACTGACCGAAGCGGCGCGCGAGCGTCGTCGGGTGCGGATGCGCTATCGCGCCGCCGCGGGTGAGGTCACCGAGCGCGAGTTCGATCCCTACGGACTCGCGTATCGCGGAGGCTGCTGGTACGTGGTCGGGCATTGCCATCTGCGGCTCGGATTGCGCTCGTTTCGACTCGATCGGGTGGTGACGGCGGCGGCCGGCGAGTCGCGCTTCGAGCGCCCGGCGGACTTCGACGCGCTCGAACATCTGACCTTCGCGTTCGCGACCATTCCGCGCGCGTTCGGAGTCGAGCTGCTGCTCGAGACCGACCTCGCGACCGCGCGGGCCCAGCACGCCCACACGCTCGGTGCGCTCGAGACGGTCGCCAGGGGCGTGCGACTGCGCGGACAGGTCGACGACCTGGCGTGGCTCGCGCGCGAGTTGTCGCGATGGTCGTTCGAGTTCCGGATCCTGCGGCCGGCGGCGTTGCGGGTGG